In one window of Coralliovum pocilloporae DNA:
- the pheT gene encoding phenylalanine--tRNA ligase subunit beta, giving the protein MKFTLSWLKEYLDTDASLDEILEKLTVIGLEVEEVVDRARELAAFTVAYVEEAEQHPNADRLRVCKVNTGSEVLQIVCGAPNARAGIKVVLAQNGSTIPANGMVLRPTSIRDVDSNGMMCSEREMGLSDEHDGIIELPEDAPIGEPFAPVLGLDDPIIDIAITPNRGDCLGVYGVARDLAAAGLGELKENTPKPVAGSFKSPVDVHLNFDAETANACPVFAGRYVRGVKNGPSPKWMQDRLRAIGLRPINALVDITNYVSYDRGRPLHVYDADKLNGNIQARLGREGESFLALDGKDYAVDETMCVIADDTSVLGFGGIMGGEESGSTNETVNVFIECAWFDPIRTATTGRKAGINSDARYRFERTVDPESVIPGADLATQMVLDLCGGEASEPVLAGEVPTTDRIIEFPLTEVKRLTGLDVPLVEIKAILKRLGFWMSGASDVVKVAVPSFRPDVYGKADLVEEVMRIVGVDRVPLQPLPRIGTVGQKILTTGQIRKNRARRALAARGMVEAVTWSFISEEQAKHFGGGDKALQLANPISSDLSDMRPSLFAGLLAAAQRNADRGVTDSALFEVGQVFHGDQPDDQKTVATGIRKNTAVLTGSGRDWAGNSASVSVFDAKADAFAVLEALGMETSKLQIVAEAPGIFHPGRSGRIQLGPKNHIGWFGELHPSTLELMDVDGPVCGFEIVLDAIPQPKAKATRTKPALVLSDLMAVKRDFAFEVDKDVSAQSIMRAAMSADKKLITNASVFDVYAGEHMAEGRKSVAIEVMLQPKDKTLTDVEIEAVGSKIVAAVEKATKGTLRG; this is encoded by the coding sequence ATGAAATTCACACTGTCCTGGCTGAAGGAATATCTCGACACCGACGCGTCGCTGGACGAGATCCTTGAAAAGCTCACAGTCATTGGCCTTGAGGTTGAGGAAGTCGTTGATCGCGCCAGGGAACTGGCCGCTTTCACGGTGGCCTATGTTGAAGAGGCTGAACAGCACCCGAATGCGGACCGCCTCCGCGTCTGTAAGGTGAACACCGGTTCTGAAGTGCTGCAGATCGTCTGTGGTGCTCCCAATGCCCGTGCGGGCATCAAGGTGGTTCTGGCCCAGAACGGGTCCACTATTCCCGCGAACGGCATGGTCCTGCGCCCGACCAGCATCCGTGATGTCGATTCGAACGGCATGATGTGCTCCGAGCGTGAAATGGGCCTCTCGGATGAGCATGACGGCATTATTGAACTGCCGGAAGATGCGCCCATCGGAGAACCATTCGCGCCGGTTCTCGGGCTGGATGATCCGATTATCGACATTGCAATCACGCCGAACCGTGGCGATTGCCTTGGCGTTTACGGGGTTGCCCGTGATCTGGCAGCAGCCGGTCTTGGCGAGTTAAAGGAAAATACGCCAAAGCCGGTCGCCGGATCCTTCAAAAGCCCGGTTGATGTGCATTTGAACTTTGATGCCGAGACGGCGAATGCCTGCCCGGTCTTTGCCGGTCGCTATGTGCGTGGCGTCAAGAACGGTCCAAGCCCGAAATGGATGCAGGACCGCCTGCGGGCCATCGGTCTCCGCCCGATCAATGCTCTGGTGGATATCACCAACTACGTTTCCTACGACCGTGGACGTCCGCTCCATGTCTATGATGCGGACAAGCTGAACGGCAACATCCAGGCTCGTCTTGGACGCGAGGGAGAAAGCTTCCTTGCGCTGGATGGCAAGGATTATGCCGTTGATGAAACCATGTGTGTCATCGCCGATGATACATCTGTACTCGGCTTTGGCGGCATTATGGGAGGCGAGGAGAGCGGCTCGACCAACGAGACCGTCAACGTCTTCATCGAATGCGCCTGGTTTGATCCGATCCGCACAGCGACCACGGGTCGGAAAGCGGGGATCAATTCTGATGCGCGCTATCGTTTCGAGCGGACGGTTGATCCGGAAAGCGTTATTCCGGGTGCGGATCTCGCAACACAGATGGTGCTGGATCTGTGCGGCGGAGAAGCATCTGAGCCGGTTCTGGCTGGTGAAGTGCCGACCACAGACAGGATCATCGAATTTCCGCTGACGGAAGTGAAGCGCCTGACGGGTCTTGATGTGCCGCTGGTGGAAATCAAGGCTATCCTCAAACGCCTTGGCTTCTGGATGTCCGGTGCTAGTGACGTTGTGAAGGTGGCTGTGCCATCCTTCCGGCCGGATGTGTATGGCAAGGCCGATCTGGTGGAAGAAGTGATGCGGATCGTAGGTGTTGACCGCGTGCCGCTTCAGCCTTTGCCGCGCATTGGCACCGTTGGCCAGAAAATCCTGACCACAGGGCAGATTCGGAAAAACCGCGCCCGCCGGGCTCTTGCGGCCCGTGGCATGGTGGAAGCGGTCACATGGTCCTTCATTTCTGAAGAACAGGCGAAACATTTCGGCGGTGGTGACAAGGCTCTTCAGCTGGCCAACCCGATTTCGTCTGACCTGTCTGACATGCGCCCGAGCCTGTTTGCCGGTCTCCTGGCTGCAGCCCAGCGCAATGCAGACCGCGGTGTGACGGACAGCGCCCTGTTCGAGGTGGGGCAGGTCTTCCACGGTGATCAGCCTGACGATCAGAAGACTGTCGCAACCGGCATTCGCAAGAACACTGCTGTTCTGACGGGCTCAGGTCGCGATTGGGCCGGGAACAGTGCCAGCGTTTCTGTCTTTGACGCCAAGGCGGATGCCTTTGCCGTTCTTGAAGCGCTGGGTATGGAAACTTCCAAGCTTCAGATTGTGGCAGAAGCTCCGGGTATTTTCCATCCTGGCCGGTCCGGACGGATTCAGCTGGGGCCGAAAAATCACATCGGATGGTTTGGCGAACTGCATCCATCCACGCTGGAACTGATGGACGTGGATGGGCCGGTCTGCGGCTTTGAGATTGTTCTTGATGCCATTCCGCAGCCAAAAGCAAAGGCCACCCGGACAAAACCGGCGCTGGTTCTGTCTGATCTGATGGCCGTGAAGCGTGACTTCGCTTTCGAGGTGGACAAGGACGTGTCCGCACAGAGCATCATGCGTGCCGCCATGAGTGCAGACAAGAAACTGATTACGAATGCGTCTGTTTTCGATGTCTATGCCGGTGAGCACATGGCAGAAGGGCGCAAATCTGTCGCCATCGAGGTGATGCTGCAACCGAAAGACAAGACACTGACAGATGTGGAGATTGAAGCTGTTGGCAGCAAAATCGTCGCAGCTGTGGAAAAGGCGACAAAGGGAACCCTCAGAGGATAA
- a CDS encoding nucleotidyltransferase family protein has product MSERESLDRRLTEIVLADPVLMRILRTCRDADLPDWRLVSGAVYQTVWNVLTDRPRGFGIRDYDVAYFDADDLSYEAEDMRIRKLSRDMSDLAPLVELRNQARVHLWFEQRFGRPYPPLASTDESLIRYLSPTHAVAVRLERDDRLDIAAPFGLEDIFSMIIRPNRLRTDAGQYDEKARRMKETWPELTIHPWS; this is encoded by the coding sequence ATGTCGGAGCGGGAGAGTCTTGATCGCAGGCTGACAGAGATTGTTCTGGCTGACCCGGTCTTGATGAGAATCCTTCGAACCTGCCGTGACGCTGACCTTCCGGACTGGCGGCTCGTCTCGGGAGCCGTCTATCAGACGGTCTGGAATGTGCTGACCGACAGACCTCGGGGCTTCGGCATCAGAGATTATGACGTCGCCTATTTTGATGCTGATGATTTGAGCTATGAAGCGGAAGACATGCGGATCCGTAAGCTGTCCAGAGACATGAGCGATCTTGCTCCTCTTGTGGAACTGCGGAATCAGGCCAGGGTCCATCTCTGGTTTGAACAGCGATTTGGTCGGCCTTATCCTCCACTCGCGTCGACGGATGAAAGCCTGATCCGCTATCTCTCACCAACCCATGCGGTTGCTGTCAGGCTGGAGCGGGATGACCGTCTTGATATTGCCGCTCCCTTTGGCCTTGAGGATATCTTTTCCATGATCATACGTCCTAACAGGCTGCGGACGGATGCGGGCCAATATGATGAGAAAGCCAGGCGGATGAAAGAGACCTGGCCTGAACTGACAATTCACCCCTGGTCTTGA
- a CDS encoding multidrug effflux MFS transporter — translation MSDQPAGDKGRVGPGFAETVSLLALLTSLVALSIDAMLPALQEIGQDLGTKDPNDNQLIVIVLFLGMAIGQILYGPLSDSFGRKRPIYAGLGIFMLGSLLSFISWDFQSMLLGRFLQGLGAAGPRIVAIALVRDQYEGRAMARLMSFVMAVFILVPAIAPALGQGILLFADWRAIFLSFVCLAMVVTVWFFLRQDETLAQDKRLPFSLSHLVAGLRDCLSNRVAVGYILAAGFVFGAFIGYLSTAQQIFQQQYELGEKFPLFFAVLALAIGAASLVNARLVMKLGMRYLSMRAVISMIVLSTAFTVYAALHGDTPPLWIYMLFFSVVFFCIGLLFGNFNALAMEPLGHIAGLASAVIGSLTTFISLGLGMVIGQAYDGTVVPLVAGFAILSCAALAAMVWADRTASR, via the coding sequence ATGTCTGATCAACCGGCTGGCGACAAAGGCAGGGTCGGCCCTGGTTTTGCCGAGACTGTTAGCCTGCTCGCCCTGCTCACGTCCCTTGTCGCTCTGTCGATTGATGCCATGCTGCCAGCCCTGCAGGAGATCGGGCAGGATCTGGGTACAAAAGACCCAAACGATAACCAGTTGATTGTGATCGTACTGTTTCTCGGCATGGCTATCGGACAAATCCTCTATGGGCCACTGTCGGACAGCTTTGGCCGCAAGCGCCCCATCTATGCCGGACTGGGCATCTTCATGCTGGGCAGCCTGCTGTCCTTTATTTCCTGGGATTTCCAATCCATGCTGCTTGGCCGGTTCCTGCAGGGTCTGGGAGCTGCAGGGCCCCGCATTGTTGCCATTGCGCTGGTCCGTGACCAGTATGAAGGTCGCGCCATGGCCCGGCTGATGTCCTTTGTGATGGCTGTCTTCATCCTTGTCCCCGCAATCGCACCAGCCCTCGGGCAGGGCATTCTGCTGTTTGCCGACTGGCGGGCAATTTTTCTCAGCTTTGTCTGCCTGGCAATGGTCGTCACAGTCTGGTTTTTCCTGCGCCAGGATGAAACGCTCGCGCAAGACAAACGCCTTCCTTTCTCGCTCAGCCACCTTGTTGCAGGACTGCGCGACTGCCTGAGCAACCGCGTTGCCGTGGGCTATATCCTGGCAGCCGGGTTCGTTTTCGGCGCCTTTATCGGCTACCTCTCGACCGCCCAGCAGATCTTTCAGCAGCAATATGAACTGGGTGAGAAATTCCCGCTGTTTTTCGCAGTGCTGGCTCTGGCTATCGGGGCAGCCTCTCTGGTCAATGCCAGACTGGTGATGAAACTGGGCATGCGATACCTGTCCATGCGCGCCGTCATCAGCATGATCGTTCTGAGTACGGCCTTCACAGTCTATGCTGCCCTTCATGGCGATACACCGCCACTCTGGATCTATATGCTGTTCTTCTCGGTCGTGTTCTTCTGCATCGGCCTTCTGTTTGGAAACTTCAATGCTCTGGCCATGGAGCCGCTTGGACATATTGCCGGGCTGGCATCTGCAGTTATCGGTTCCCTGACAACCTTCATATCCCTTGGTCTCGGCATGGTCATCGGCCAGGCCTATGATGGAACCGTCGTGCCATTGGTCGCAGGTTTTGCCATCCTCAGCTGCGCAGCACTGGCCGCCATGGTCTGGGCGGACCGCACCGCCAGCCGCTAA
- the lepA gene encoding translation elongation factor 4 produces the protein MSTETLNHIRNFSIVAHIDHGKSTLADRLIQSTGSLTEREMKDQILDSMDIERERGITIKAQTVRLIYQAQDGEKYTLNLIDTPGHVDFAYEVSRSLSACEGSLLVVDASQGVEAQTLANVYQAIDNDHEIVSVLNKIDLPAAEPDRIKAQIEDVIGLDASDSVMISAKTGLGIEDVLEAIVQRLPAPEGDRSAPLKAMLVDSWYDTYLGVVVLVRVIDGTLKKGQQIKMMGTGATYHLERVGVMTPKLILTDKLEPGEIGVFTASIKEVADTRVGDTITEDKKPCAEALPGFKPAQPVVFCGLFPVDAADFDDLRAAMGKLRLNDASFSFEMESSAALGFGFRCGFLGLLHLEIIQERLSREFNLDLIATAPSVVYEMTMTDGTEIELHNPADMPDVVKISEVREPWIKASIMTPDDYLGGILKLCQERRGIQTDLSYVGSRAMVQYDLPLNEVVFDFYDRLKSISKGYASFDYQISDYRAGDLVKMQILVNAEPVDALSVLVHRSQAERRGRAMCEKLKELIPRHLFKIPIQAAIGAKVIARETIAALRKDVTAKCYGGDATRKRKLLEKQKEGKKKMRQFGKVEIPQDAFIHALKMDD, from the coding sequence ATGAGCACAGAAACGCTAAATCACATTCGCAATTTTTCCATTGTCGCGCATATCGATCACGGCAAGTCGACCCTTGCCGACCGGTTGATCCAGAGCACCGGATCCCTGACCGAGCGCGAAATGAAGGATCAGATTCTCGATTCGATGGATATCGAGCGGGAACGCGGCATTACCATCAAGGCCCAGACCGTGCGGCTGATTTATCAGGCGCAGGATGGTGAGAAATACACTCTGAACCTGATCGACACGCCAGGCCACGTGGATTTCGCCTATGAAGTCAGCCGGTCCCTGTCTGCCTGTGAAGGTTCGCTTCTGGTGGTTGACGCCAGTCAGGGCGTGGAAGCCCAGACGCTGGCCAATGTGTATCAGGCTATCGACAATGATCATGAGATCGTCTCTGTTCTCAACAAGATCGACCTGCCTGCAGCGGAGCCGGACCGGATCAAGGCTCAGATCGAGGATGTGATTGGTCTGGATGCGTCTGATTCCGTGATGATTTCAGCCAAGACAGGTCTCGGGATCGAGGATGTTCTGGAGGCAATTGTCCAGCGCCTGCCTGCGCCGGAAGGTGACCGCTCAGCACCGTTGAAAGCCATGCTGGTGGACAGCTGGTATGACACCTATCTTGGCGTCGTGGTTCTGGTGCGGGTGATCGACGGCACTCTGAAGAAAGGCCAGCAGATCAAGATGATGGGCACCGGTGCCACATATCATCTCGAACGCGTTGGTGTGATGACACCCAAACTGATTCTGACTGACAAGCTGGAGCCGGGCGAGATTGGTGTCTTCACCGCGTCCATCAAGGAAGTGGCGGATACCCGTGTCGGTGACACGATAACCGAGGACAAGAAGCCTTGTGCAGAAGCCCTGCCGGGCTTCAAGCCTGCTCAGCCGGTTGTGTTCTGTGGTCTGTTCCCGGTTGATGCGGCTGATTTTGATGATCTGCGTGCCGCCATGGGCAAACTGCGTCTGAATGATGCGAGCTTCTCGTTCGAGATGGAAAGCTCGGCAGCGCTCGGATTTGGTTTCCGTTGTGGTTTCCTCGGGCTCCTGCACCTGGAAATTATTCAGGAACGCCTGTCCCGTGAATTCAATCTGGATCTGATCGCGACAGCTCCGTCGGTTGTCTATGAGATGACCATGACAGATGGCACGGAAATTGAGCTACATAACCCGGCAGATATGCCCGACGTGGTCAAGATCTCGGAAGTGCGTGAGCCCTGGATCAAGGCCAGCATCATGACGCCTGATGATTATCTTGGTGGTATCCTGAAGCTGTGTCAGGAGCGTCGGGGCATTCAGACCGATCTGTCCTATGTGGGTTCCCGCGCCATGGTCCAGTATGATCTGCCGCTGAACGAGGTGGTGTTTGATTTCTACGACCGGCTGAAATCCATCTCCAAGGGCTACGCATCCTTTGACTATCAGATTTCGGACTATCGGGCCGGTGATCTGGTCAAGATGCAGATTCTCGTGAATGCTGAGCCGGTGGATGCTCTGTCGGTGCTCGTGCATCGCAGCCAGGCTGAACGTCGCGGCCGGGCCATGTGCGAGAAGCTCAAGGAACTGATCCCGCGCCATCTGTTCAAGATTCCGATCCAGGCTGCTATTGGCGCCAAGGTGATTGCGCGTGAGACCATCGCAGCGCTGCGGAAAGATGTGACCGCCAAGTGTTATGGCGGTGATGCGACCCGTAAGCGGAAGCTTCTGGAGAAGCAGAAAGAGGGCAAAAAGAAAATGCGGCAGTTCGGCAAGGTCGAGATTCCGCAGGATGCCTTCATTCATGCACTGAAGATGGACGACTGA
- a CDS encoding GNAT family N-acetyltransferase, translated as MTLNDISIRLAGASDAEALHDMLLTLADHTGNRHKVTATPESLRKYGFGDRPAFATFFAELYGEPVGFCTFIYRFSTWRGEPGVAVQDIYVSDKVRGLGVGRALLAQVIRFGLADGCTHLRLNVDTENTTARGFYEKLGFTEQPDEHTHMLTDEAFEALIQAG; from the coding sequence ATGACTTTGAATGATATCAGCATTCGACTGGCTGGAGCGTCCGACGCCGAGGCTCTGCATGACATGTTGCTGACGCTGGCTGATCATACGGGCAATCGCCACAAAGTCACTGCCACACCTGAATCCCTGCGGAAATACGGCTTTGGTGACAGACCGGCTTTTGCGACATTTTTCGCTGAGCTGTATGGCGAGCCGGTGGGCTTCTGCACATTCATTTACCGGTTCTCCACCTGGCGCGGTGAGCCGGGCGTGGCCGTTCAGGATATCTATGTCAGCGATAAGGTGCGTGGACTGGGTGTCGGGCGTGCGCTGCTGGCACAGGTTATCCGGTTTGGGCTGGCAGATGGATGTACCCATTTGCGCCTGAATGTGGATACGGAAAATACGACCGCCAGAGGTTTTTATGAAAAGCTCGGCTTTACCGAGCAGCCGGATGAACATACGCATATGCTGACTGACGAGGCCTTCGAAGCCTTGATTCAGGCAGGATAA
- the cysD gene encoding sulfate adenylyltransferase subunit CysD, whose translation MKGSQVSARHDHLRRLEAESIDIIREVASEFKKPVMLYSIGKDSSVMLHLARKAFYPAPPPFPLLHVDTTWKFREMISFRDRMAKEAGMELIVHTNPDGKRDNVNPFDHGSSFYTHIMKTEALKQALNEHGFDAAFGGARRDEEKSRAKERVFSFRTSTHGWDPKNQRPELWSTYNTRVKQGESIRVFPLSNWTELDIWQYILSENIPIVPLYYAAERPVVERDGQWIMVDDERFKLNEGEEPQQRLVRFRTLGCYPLTSAFESDAADLESIVGEMLIARTSERAGRLIDHDDNASMEKKKREGYF comes from the coding sequence ATGAAAGGGTCTCAGGTGTCTGCCCGTCACGATCACCTTCGCCGCCTGGAAGCGGAATCCATTGATATCATTCGTGAAGTCGCGTCCGAATTCAAGAAGCCGGTTATGCTGTATTCAATCGGCAAGGATTCGTCCGTCATGCTTCATCTGGCGCGGAAAGCATTCTATCCTGCACCGCCTCCCTTCCCGCTTTTGCATGTGGACACGACCTGGAAGTTCAGGGAAATGATCAGCTTCCGTGATCGTATGGCAAAAGAAGCCGGGATGGAGCTGATCGTTCATACCAATCCCGATGGCAAGCGTGACAATGTCAATCCGTTTGACCACGGATCCAGTTTCTATACCCATATCATGAAGACTGAGGCACTGAAGCAGGCTCTGAATGAGCACGGCTTTGATGCGGCTTTCGGTGGTGCCCGGCGTGATGAAGAAAAATCCCGCGCGAAAGAGCGTGTTTTTTCATTCAGAACATCAACCCATGGCTGGGACCCGAAAAACCAGCGGCCGGAGCTTTGGTCCACCTACAACACCCGGGTCAAGCAGGGCGAATCCATTCGCGTCTTCCCGCTGTCCAACTGGACCGAGCTGGATATCTGGCAGTATATCCTGTCTGAGAACATCCCGATTGTACCGCTCTATTATGCGGCAGAGCGTCCGGTCGTTGAGCGCGATGGACAGTGGATTATGGTGGATGATGAACGCTTCAAGCTGAATGAGGGTGAAGAGCCTCAGCAGCGTCTGGTTCGGTTCCGGACCCTTGGCTGCTATCCGCTTACAAGCGCGTTTGAATCGGATGCAGCAGATCTTGAATCCATTGTCGGCGAAATGTTGATTGCCCGCACATCAGAGCGGGCCGGTCGCCTGATCGACCACGACGACAATGCATCCATGGAAAAGAAAAAGCGTGAGGGGTACTTCTGA
- the cysN gene encoding sulfate adenylyltransferase subunit CysN encodes MTQAAQTRQDTISEYLEAQSDKSLLRFLTCGSVDDGKSTLIGRLLYDSKLLFEDQLATLERDSKKRSSAGGDIDFSLLVDGLEAEREQGITIDVAYRFFTTDRRKFIVADTPGHEQYTRNMATGASSADLAVILIDARKGVLQQTRRHSFIASLLGVQHVVLAVNKIDLVDYSEERFNEILEEYQSFSSGFDFATFQAIPMSAKLGDNVTIRSDKMPWYAGPTLIDHLETVDVETDRQAGAFRMPVQWVNRPNLDFRGFAGTIAGGVIRPGDEVAVAKSGRTSRVERIVTMDGDLTEASAGDAVTLTLADEIDISRGDVLADPTDRPEVTDQFSAHLIWMGEDSMLAGRPYLLKVGRKTVTATITEITHKVDVNTFQHLAAKTLELNEIAFCSFSLSEPVAFDPYEINHQTGSFILVDRYSNQTVGAGMIWGALRRASNIHWQALDVNKQSRANLKLQKPAVLWFTGLSGSGKSTVANLIEKRLLNLGRHTMLLDGDNVRHGLNRDLGFNDADRVENIRRVGEVAKLFSEAGLITLVSFISPFRSERQLARDLLEDGEFVEIFVDTPIEECRKRDPKGLYAKADRGEIKNFTGIDAPYEAPTNAEIVLKAGRYSPEELAEQVFNYLESKGYLSGAYESQSSSDWVI; translated from the coding sequence ATGACACAGGCTGCCCAGACCAGACAGGATACAATTTCAGAGTATCTTGAAGCACAGAGCGACAAGTCACTGTTGCGCTTTCTCACATGCGGCAGTGTGGATGATGGAAAATCCACGTTGATCGGTCGCCTTCTCTATGATTCCAAACTGCTGTTTGAAGATCAGCTTGCCACCCTTGAGCGGGATTCCAAAAAGCGCAGCTCAGCGGGCGGTGATATCGACTTCTCATTGCTGGTGGATGGCCTTGAAGCCGAACGTGAGCAGGGTATCACCATTGATGTGGCATACCGCTTTTTCACAACAGATCGTCGCAAGTTCATTGTGGCTGATACGCCGGGCCACGAACAGTATACCCGGAATATGGCGACCGGGGCATCGTCTGCTGATTTGGCCGTGATCCTGATTGATGCGCGCAAAGGTGTTCTGCAGCAGACCCGTCGTCACTCCTTTATCGCGTCATTGCTGGGTGTCCAGCATGTGGTTCTGGCGGTGAACAAGATTGATCTGGTTGACTATTCAGAAGAGCGTTTCAACGAGATTCTGGAAGAATACCAGAGCTTCAGTTCCGGCTTTGACTTTGCCACTTTCCAGGCGATTCCGATGTCCGCCAAACTGGGTGACAACGTTACGATACGTTCGGACAAGATGCCGTGGTATGCAGGCCCGACCCTGATTGACCATCTGGAAACGGTTGATGTCGAGACAGACCGGCAGGCAGGTGCCTTCCGCATGCCGGTGCAGTGGGTAAACCGTCCCAACCTTGATTTTCGCGGGTTCGCCGGGACCATTGCAGGCGGTGTCATTCGTCCGGGTGACGAAGTCGCCGTGGCCAAGTCAGGCCGGACCTCCCGGGTCGAGCGGATTGTCACGATGGATGGTGACCTGACCGAAGCGTCCGCCGGAGATGCGGTGACACTGACGCTGGCCGATGAGATTGACATCAGCCGTGGTGACGTTCTGGCTGATCCGACGGATCGCCCGGAAGTCACGGATCAGTTCTCCGCTCATCTGATCTGGATGGGGGAAGACAGCATGCTTGCCGGTCGTCCTTACCTTCTGAAAGTGGGACGTAAAACGGTCACTGCCACGATCACGGAGATCACCCACAAGGTGGATGTGAACACATTCCAGCATCTGGCAGCCAAGACCCTTGAGCTGAACGAGATTGCGTTCTGTTCCTTCTCACTGTCAGAGCCGGTTGCTTTTGACCCCTATGAGATCAACCATCAGACAGGCTCTTTCATTCTGGTTGACCGGTACAGCAACCAGACGGTCGGAGCTGGCATGATCTGGGGTGCGCTCCGTCGCGCGTCAAACATCCACTGGCAGGCGCTGGATGTGAACAAGCAGTCCCGTGCCAATCTGAAACTTCAGAAACCGGCTGTGCTCTGGTTCACCGGTCTCAGCGGCTCCGGAAAGTCCACAGTCGCCAATCTCATTGAGAAGAGGCTGCTCAACCTTGGTCGCCACACCATGCTTCTGGATGGAGACAATGTGCGCCATGGCCTCAACCGCGACCTCGGCTTCAATGATGCGGACCGGGTGGAGAATATCCGTCGTGTTGGTGAGGTTGCCAAGCTGTTCTCGGAAGCCGGACTGATCACGCTGGTCTCGTTCATCTCTCCCTTCCGGTCAGAGCGCCAGCTGGCGCGTGATCTTCTGGAAGATGGGGAATTTGTCGAGATCTTTGTTGATACGCCGATTGAGGAGTGTCGCAAGCGCGATCCAAAGGGATTGTATGCCAAGGCTGATCGCGGTGAGATCAAGAACTTCACGGGTATTGATGCACCTTATGAAGCCCCGACAAACGCTGAAATTGTTCTGAAGGCAGGTCGATATTCTCCTGAAGAGCTTGCCGAGCAGGTGTTCAATTATCTCGAAAGCAAAGGTTATCTCAGCGGGGCTTATGAGAGCCAGTCCAGCTCTGATTGGGTGATCTGA
- a CDS encoding class I SAM-dependent methyltransferase, which translates to MAGQKPPRQDRQRRPNKGGGHMQKRKPQAKAASSGAAAERGGHKPVQKPAQKSPQRATQGAAPKVSRETASATARQVSATILETRPWDDYALVDMGAGQKLERYGPYRIVRPEPQAMGQPLLPQADWDKADAIFSGNTDEEGPGRWRYQTPLGETWPMAYRDIRFHGRFTSFRHVGVFPEQAAHWDWMIDRVSQSSRPLKVLNLFSYTGVASLLAAAAGAQVTHVDASKKAIGWARENQELSRLTEAPIRWICDDAVKFVAREKRRGNTYDGILLDPPKYGRGPKGEVWQLFDGLPDLLADCRDILSPNASFLILTAYSIRASFVALDMLMQDVMANRGGQVESGELVLKAETGGRYLSTSLFSRWQGGQG; encoded by the coding sequence ATGGCAGGACAGAAGCCTCCAAGGCAGGATCGGCAGCGTCGCCCCAACAAAGGCGGCGGCCATATGCAGAAGCGGAAACCGCAGGCAAAGGCTGCTTCGTCAGGTGCTGCCGCAGAGCGTGGTGGCCACAAGCCCGTTCAGAAACCTGCCCAGAAGTCTCCCCAAAGGGCTACTCAGGGGGCTGCACCAAAAGTATCCCGCGAGACGGCCAGCGCGACTGCCCGACAGGTATCTGCCACCATCCTTGAAACCCGTCCCTGGGATGATTACGCCCTGGTCGATATGGGGGCTGGTCAGAAGCTGGAGCGCTATGGTCCTTACCGGATCGTACGTCCTGAGCCCCAGGCCATGGGGCAGCCGCTTCTGCCACAGGCGGACTGGGACAAGGCTGATGCAATTTTCTCAGGCAACACGGATGAGGAAGGGCCGGGGCGCTGGCGCTACCAGACCCCGCTTGGAGAAACCTGGCCGATGGCCTACAGGGATATTCGGTTCCATGGCCGGTTTACCTCATTCCGCCATGTGGGCGTCTTTCCCGAGCAGGCCGCCCATTGGGACTGGATGATTGATCGGGTCAGCCAGTCCAGCCGCCCGCTGAAGGTGCTCAATCTTTTCTCTTACACCGGTGTCGCCAGCCTGCTGGCTGCTGCAGCCGGGGCCCAGGTCACCCATGTGGATGCGTCCAAAAAGGCGATTGGCTGGGCGCGGGAGAATCAGGAGCTTTCGCGTTTGACCGAAGCTCCGATCCGCTGGATCTGTGATGACGCGGTCAAGTTTGTGGCGCGGGAAAAGCGCCGTGGCAACACCTATGACGGCATCCTGCTTGATCCGCCCAAATATGGTCGTGGTCCGAAGGGAGAGGTCTGGCAATTGTTTGATGGACTACCGGATCTCCTTGCCGATTGCCGGGATATTCTGAGCCCGAATGCAAGTTTCCTTATCCTTACGGCCTATTCCATCCGGGCGTCCTTTGTGGCGCTGGACATGCTGATGCAGGATGTGATGGCAAACAGAGGCGGCCAGGTTGAATCCGGCGAGCTTGTGCTGAAGGCGGAAACCGGTGGACGTTATCTCTCCACATCCCTGTTCAGCCGCTGGCAGGGAGGGCAGGGCTGA